A stretch of Colletotrichum lupini chromosome 2, complete sequence DNA encodes these proteins:
- a CDS encoding BTB/POZ domain-containing protein, with protein sequence MDQPLSKHMAIDKPTQEKFFEVRSPASFAARMWSRNYSGVPVVPDGDVILVVGLGEETTELRVDSLILKRASRVFGAMLGPRFSEGQKLLDRGSEPVKISLPDEDPEIMELILNILHHQNSRVCQIAAADSILEVAVVADKYDLIDALKYASQTMLHYHEPSIDHLTVGDLWRLGLAAGLLNEAKSFEKITRMLVWNHTVPYIQLVDAEDVVDIEFALRMCYLLEKERQDLKTSLLMHLLPIISTGNQLRLVEIKVDSVEHFDAWPELMKLFGASLKETTKFAEGLVLADRSRRAAGPSSDFMRHFKARGGIRLTDARRGRD encoded by the exons ATGGACCAACCACTCAGCAAGCACATGGCGATCGACAAGCCGACACAGGAAAAGTTCTTTGAGGTGCGGTCGCCCGCCAGCTTCGCGGCGCGGATGTGGTCGCGCAACTACAGCGGCGTGCCCGTCGTGCCGGACGGCGACGTGATCCTCGTCGTAGGACTCGGCGAGGAGACAACAGAGCTGCGCGTAGACTCGCTCATACTGAAGCGGGCGTCAAGGGTGTTTGGCGCGATGCTGGGGCCGCGCTTTTCCGAAGGGCAGAAGCTGCTGGACAGGGGATCAGAACCCGTCAAGATCAGCCTCCCGGACGAAGACCCCGAGATCATGGAGCTGATCCTCAACATCCTGCACCACCAGAACTCGCGCGTGTGCCAGATCGCGGCAGCGGACTCGATCCTCGAGGTGGCGGTTGTCGCCGACAAGTACGACTTGATTGACGCGCTCAAATACGCGTCGCAAACCATGCTGCACTACCACGAGCCGTCGATTGACCACTTGACGGTCGGCGACTTGTGGAGGCTAGGCCTGGCGGCGGGTCTGCTCAACGAGGCCAAGTCATTTGAGAAGATCACCCGCATGCTTGTCTGGAACCACACGGTGCCGTACATACAATTGGTGGACGCGGAGGACGTGGTCGACATCGAGTTTGCGCTGCGGATGTGCT ATCTCCTTGAAAAGGAGAGACAGGACCTGAAGACGTCGTTGCTGATGCACCTCTTGCCCATCATCTCGACCGGTAACCAACTCCGGCTCGTCGAGATCAAGGTCGATTCGGTCGAGCACTTTGACGCGTGGCCGGAGCTGATGAAGTTGTTCGGGGCCAGTCTCAAGGAGACGACAAAATTCGCCGAAGGATTGGTCTTGGCGGACCGGAGCCGTCGCGCTGCCGGACCCAGTTCGGACTTTATGAGGCACTTCAAGGCCCGCGGAGGCATACGCCTTACGGATGCACGGCGTGGGCGAGACTAA
- a CDS encoding DNA photolyase — protein sequence MAPGPRVIYWFRTDLRLHDSPALAAALALEPVALWPIFTWDPHYVYRARGGLNRWQFLLDCQNDLSESITKLNPKSKLFVLREGPQTLLPKLFKAWKVTHLVFEKDTDAYGRERDEVVIKAAQDAGVEVIIKSGRTLWDSDAVVEKHGGKPTMSMSQLQAAGAKVGPIAKPLAAPESLPDPGEMPVDFEQTPPETKPDFNAENRTEGGDAAYKKIAGPKGDFAIETMEELGFPSATTPHKGGETRALAMLEEILADKKYTATFEKPKTSPAAFEPQSTTFLSPFLHFGALSVREFYWRVQDVVTKYGKGASKVPESLLGQLLFRDMYFAAHAALGYQFTQTANNPYCRFIPWHLPSKVDHETGLVTGEYHVDSAEADEWFRRWKYGVTGFPWIDALMRQLREEGWIHHLGRHSVACFLTRGGCYIDWERGCEVFEEWLLDHEPACNAGNWQWLSCSAFFSQYFRCYSPVSFGQKWDKQGAFVRRWVPELKDLDAKYIYEPWKAPLPDQKKAGVRVTGRGEKQEKGVYPKPMFDFNERRTACLAAMKQAYGVGLHGNDEKVRDGSWRELFAGHDTEMMDEFESDDGEHADHGEDHKTARPKGDEVTPAKRAADEGSAEQHADKKKKKS from the exons ATGGCACCCGGCCCGCGCGTGATATACTGGTTCCGGACCGACCTCCGGCTCCACGACTCGCCCGCCCTTGCGGCCGCGCTGGCGCTCGAGCCGGTCGCCCTGTGGCCCATCTTCACCTGGGATCCGCACTACGTGTACCGCGCCCGAGGCGGCCTGAACCGGTGGCAGTTTCT ATTGGACTGCCAGAATGACCTATCAGAGAGCATCACCAAGCTGAACCCAAAGTCCAAGCTCTTTGTGCTTCGCGAGGGCCCGCAGACGCTGTTGCCCAAGCTCTTCAAGGCGTGGAAGGTGACGCACCTCGTCTTTGAAAAGGACACGGACGCGTACGGCCGCGAGCGGGACGAGGTGGTCATCAAAGCTGCCCAGGATGCCGGGGTGGAGGTGATCATCAAGAGCGGGCGGACGCTGTGGGACAGCGACGCCGTGGTCGAGAAGCACGGCGGCAAGCCGACCATGTCCATGTCGCAGCTGCAGGCGGCCGGGGCCAAGGTCGGGCCTATTGCGAAGCCCCTGGCCGCGCCGGAGTCGCTGCCGGATCCGGGTGAGATGCCGGTTGACTTTGAGCAGACGCCGCCCGAGACGAAGCCCGACTTCAACGCGGAGAACCGGACCGAGGGCGGGGACGCGGCGTACAAGAAGATTGCGGGGCCCAAGGGGGACTTTGCGATTGAGACGATGGAGGAACTCGGGTTCCCGTCGGCGACGACGCCTCACAAGGGCGGAGAGACGAGGGCGTTGGCGATGCTCGAGGAGATTCTGGCCGACAAAAAGTATACAGCCACCTTCGAGAAGCCAAAGACGAGCCCCGCGGCGTTCGAGCCACAGTCAACGACCTTTCTATCGCCGTTTTTGCACTTTGGGGCCTTGTCGGTGCGCGAGTTCTACTGGAGGGTGCAGGACGTCGTGACAAAGTACGGCAAGGGTGCTTCCAAGGTGCCGGAGAGCTTGCTGGGCCAGCTGCTCTTCCGCGACATGTATTTTGCGGCACACGCCGCACTGGGCTACCAGTTCACGCAGACCGCCAATAACCCCTACTGTCGCTTCATCCCGTGGCATTTACCATCCAAGGTCGATCACGAGACGGGCCTCGTGACGGGCGAGTACCACGTCGACTCGGCAGAGGCGGACGAGTGGTTCCGGCGGTGGAAGTACGGCGTGACGGGGTTCCCGTGGATCGACGCCCTGATGCGACAGCTTCGCGAGGAGGGGTGGATTCACCACCTGGGGCGCCACTCAGTCGCCTGTTTCCTGACGAGGGGCGGTTGCTACATTGACTGGGAGCGCGGCTGCGAAGTGTTCGAGGAGTGGCTGCTCGACCACGAGCCCGCGTGCAACGCCGGCAACTGGCAATGGCTGAGCTGCTCGGCCTTCTTCTCGCAGTACTTTCGGTGCTACAGCCCCGTGTCATTTGGGCAAAAGTGGGACAAGCAGGGCGCCTTTGTGCGGCGATGGGTGCCGGAGCTCAAGGATCTGGACGCCAAGTACATTTACGAGCCGTGGAAAGCACCGCTGCCGGACCAGAAAAAGGCCGGGGTCAGAGTGACGGGTCGCGGAGAGAAACAGGAAAAGGGCGTGTACCCGAAGCCAATGTTCGACTTCAACGAGAGGAGGACGGCGTGTCTGGCGGCGATGAAGCAGGCGTACGGAGTCGGTCTCCACGGGAACGACGAGAAGGTGCGGGACGGCAGCTGGCGCGAGCTCTTTGCGGGCCATGACACGGAGATGATGGACGAGTTTGAGAGCGACGACGGCGAGCACGCTGACCACGGCGAGGACCACAAGACGGCGCGACCCAAGGGAGATGAGGTTACACCGGCGAAACGCGCTGCCGACGAAGGTAGCGCCGAACAGCACGccgacaagaagaagaaaaagtcgTAG